In Methanosarcina siciliae T4/M, one genomic interval encodes:
- a CDS encoding DUF6345 domain-containing protein, translated as MTTMTRINDYTNCPDLNLEPECARVNYWLGTVAGWSQDFYETETDVEETDFGSSNSGYTGLDSADFHYHTGHGTDEIGYTSEICLYNWVSYSSTGDVQASEVEKKWDQDNEWVLIASCKVLKDHSEWAKALKYSHGILGFSTEVPVSTALVDSFFDETINENDEICDAWLFATVETFDTSVTAVIVADTDDQFAYDHLNGQGTVEPDESPDDSLYAYNSWEC; from the coding sequence ATGACAACAATGACAAGGATAAACGATTATACCAATTGTCCTGATTTAAATTTAGAGCCGGAATGTGCACGAGTTAACTATTGGTTAGGCACTGTTGCCGGTTGGTCTCAGGATTTCTATGAAACTGAGACTGATGTAGAGGAAACGGACTTTGGATCAAGTAATAGTGGATATACTGGTTTGGATAGCGCTGATTTTCATTACCATACGGGACACGGGACTGACGAAATAGGGTATACATCTGAAATCTGCCTATACAACTGGGTTTCATACAGTAGTACGGGAGATGTACAAGCTTCAGAAGTTGAAAAAAAATGGGATCAAGATAATGAATGGGTTCTAATAGCCAGTTGTAAAGTTTTAAAAGACCATAGTGAGTGGGCAAAAGCTCTGAAGTACTCGCACGGGATATTAGGTTTCAGTACCGAAGTACCGGTTTCTACAGCTCTAGTCGACAGTTTTTTTGATGAAACTATAAACGAAAATGATGAAATCTGTGATGCATGGTTGTTTGCTACAGTGGAAACATTTGATACAAGTGTGACAGCTGTAATAGTAGCAGACACTGACGACCAGTTTGCTTATGACCACTTAAATGGTCAGGGCACCGTGGAACCGGATGAAAGTCCAGATGATTCTTTGTATGCATATAATTCCTGGGAGTGTTAA
- a CDS encoding MerR family DNA-binding transcriptional regulator, which yields MTYSIGEVAKTLNLTIYTLRYYDKEGLMPFVERTPAFRFDQ from the coding sequence ATAACTTATTCTATTGGTGAAGTTGCTAAGACGTTGAATCTCACAATATATACCTTGCGATACTACGACAAAGAGGGACTGATGCCGTTTGTAGAGCGTACCCCAGCATTCAGATTTGATCAATGA
- a CDS encoding two-component system regulatory protein YycI gives MKVQMILCMHIIPGSVNLNKIVPLTFLMLVLGVCVISFVTEPDESNEYLLDTGKIKSSGLNNEITINASVPDVGKTLPYYKVIKEEKIRENVDKVIAPRKLLPSEEEAVEIANKFLEERNSLPEGVYMSNVETFTIKTSNEDSGSVEKETPAFLRVSYNRILDGYPVVGPGDSMEVCIGEKEEIVYFFKTWREVQNVGEVSILDVNSAIEKLNQGDSVQPVKSGHKPVEINEIEIGYYSDTPGEKQDFYKPVWIFRGTDEEGDDITRYVNASS, from the coding sequence ATGAAAGTCCAGATGATTCTTTGTATGCATATAATTCCTGGGAGTGTTAATTTGAATAAAATAGTTCCATTAACGTTTCTGATGCTTGTTTTAGGAGTCTGTGTTATATCTTTTGTAACAGAACCTGATGAAAGTAACGAATACTTACTTGATACAGGAAAAATTAAGAGTTCTGGATTGAATAATGAAATTACAATCAATGCTTCAGTTCCTGATGTAGGAAAGACTCTTCCGTATTATAAAGTAATCAAGGAAGAGAAGATCCGCGAAAACGTGGATAAGGTCATTGCACCCAGAAAATTACTTCCTTCCGAAGAGGAAGCTGTCGAAATCGCAAATAAGTTTCTTGAAGAACGCAACAGCCTGCCAGAAGGTGTTTACATGAGTAATGTGGAGACGTTTACTATCAAAACATCGAATGAAGATAGCGGTTCTGTTGAAAAAGAAACCCCGGCATTCTTGAGGGTCTCATATAATAGGATACTTGATGGGTATCCAGTTGTCGGACCCGGGGACTCAATGGAAGTGTGCATAGGGGAAAAAGAGGAGATTGTTTATTTCTTTAAAACTTGGAGAGAAGTTCAAAACGTTGGAGAAGTATCAATTCTTGATGTAAACTCTGCAATCGAAAAACTTAATCAAGGAGATTCGGTTCAACCCGTAAAAAGCGGCCATAAGCCTGTGGAAATCAACGAAATAGAGATTGGCTACTATTCGGATACACCGGGAGAGAAGCAGGATTTCTATAAGCCGGTCTGGATTTTCAGAGGAACGGATGAGGAAGGAGATGACATAACAAGGTATGTGAATGCAAGCTCCTAA